A window of the Euzebya pacifica genome harbors these coding sequences:
- a CDS encoding urease subunit gamma yields MRLTPHEQERLMVHVAAGLARHRRDRGLTLNHPEAVALLTSFVLEGARDGRSVAQLMDTGRHVLTEADVMDGVADLVGEVQVEATFPDGTKLVTLHDPIGPPPDGSSDTGPPPGAVVVDGDPIVLNLGRGTLVLTVENTGDRPVQIGSHYHFAEANPALSFDRAAARGHRLDVPAGTAVRFEPGVTRDVDLVPLVGRRAVWGLRGEVAGSLDPAPDAEPDTRIDPGAVDG; encoded by the coding sequence GTGCGCCTGACGCCCCACGAACAGGAGCGGCTGATGGTGCACGTCGCCGCTGGCCTCGCTCGGCACCGGCGCGATCGGGGCCTGACGCTGAACCATCCCGAGGCGGTCGCCCTGCTGACGAGCTTCGTGCTCGAGGGGGCTCGCGACGGTCGCTCCGTTGCACAGCTGATGGACACCGGCCGGCACGTCCTGACCGAGGCCGACGTCATGGACGGTGTCGCGGACCTGGTGGGTGAGGTGCAGGTCGAGGCCACGTTCCCCGACGGCACCAAGCTGGTCACCCTGCACGACCCGATCGGTCCGCCACCCGACGGATCGTCGGACACGGGACCGCCGCCCGGTGCCGTGGTCGTCGACGGCGATCCCATCGTGCTGAACCTCGGCCGCGGCACCCTCGTGCTGACGGTGGAGAACACCGGCGACCGGCCCGTCCAGATCGGCTCGCACTACCACTTCGCCGAGGCCAACCCTGCCCTGTCCTTCGACCGGGCCGCTGCCCGCGGGCATCGCCTGGACGTCCCCGCGGGCACGGCCGTGCGGTTCGAACCCGGGGTCACCCGTGACGTGGACCTGGTCCCGCTGGTGGGTCGTCGGGCCGTCTGGGGCCTCCGCGGCGAGGTCGCCGGTTCCCTGGACCCCGCGCCCGACGCCGAGCCCGACACCCGGATCGACCCGGGGGCCGTCGATGGGTGA
- a CDS encoding DUF6986 family protein translates to MGRLTPAATRSLLAGVAEADAAHRREWPGRPTTRQPVQVLYVPAHRLPEDPVATLGGEARRLLARHAPDGVALASAVDLPGAMGDRVHARVRAKLDREPIEDLRVDFEDGYVGHDEAEEDADAVRTGRIVGRMLVEDRCTPFVGLRVKSFTDGLASRSVATLDAFLEALLGEAGRLPDGFVVTFPKIVAVAHVAAFVDVLAALEEAHGLAPDTLGFEAQIETTASVLGPDGRVVLRDIRDAGAGRLRAVHFGVFDYTAALGVPPEQQRLDHPGCDIARHLMQVTFAGTEVRLSDGSTNVVPADDTTPTVHTAWHVHAGHVRHSLLHGFEQGWDLHPAHLVSRYAAVFGHLLDGIDEILARLDAWEAGRRGGAVMDEPATVAVLRRRVDRAVACGALEAGNTPDTSGP, encoded by the coding sequence GTGGGACGGCTGACCCCGGCCGCCACGCGCAGCCTGCTCGCCGGCGTCGCCGAGGCCGACGCGGCCCACCGGCGGGAATGGCCCGGCCGCCCGACGACTCGCCAGCCGGTGCAGGTGCTGTACGTGCCGGCCCACCGCCTGCCCGAGGACCCCGTGGCGACCCTCGGCGGCGAGGCCCGTCGGTTGCTGGCCCGCCACGCCCCCGACGGGGTGGCGCTGGCCAGCGCCGTCGACTTGCCCGGGGCCATGGGGGACCGCGTGCACGCGCGGGTGCGGGCCAAGCTCGACCGGGAACCCATCGAGGACCTGCGGGTGGACTTCGAGGACGGCTACGTCGGCCACGACGAGGCGGAGGAGGACGCCGACGCCGTCCGTACCGGCCGGATCGTGGGACGGATGCTGGTCGAGGACCGCTGCACGCCGTTCGTGGGCCTGCGGGTCAAGTCCTTCACCGACGGCCTCGCCAGCCGGAGCGTCGCGACGCTCGACGCGTTCCTCGAGGCGCTGCTGGGGGAGGCCGGACGGCTGCCCGACGGGTTCGTGGTGACCTTTCCGAAGATCGTCGCGGTGGCGCACGTCGCCGCGTTCGTCGACGTGCTGGCGGCGCTGGAGGAGGCACACGGGCTGGCGCCGGACACCCTCGGCTTCGAGGCGCAGATCGAGACGACCGCGTCGGTCCTCGGTCCCGACGGGCGGGTGGTGCTGCGCGACATCCGCGATGCCGGGGCCGGACGGCTGCGGGCCGTGCACTTCGGCGTGTTCGACTACACCGCCGCCCTCGGCGTCCCTCCCGAACAACAACGCCTGGACCACCCGGGCTGCGACATCGCCCGCCACCTGATGCAGGTCACCTTCGCCGGAACCGAGGTCCGCCTCAGCGACGGGTCGACCAACGTCGTGCCGGCCGACGACACCACCCCGACGGTCCACACGGCCTGGCACGTCCACGCCGGGCACGTCCGCCACTCCCTCCTCCACGGGTTCGAGCAGGGCTGGGACCTGCACCCCGCCCACCTCGTCAGCCGCTACGCCGCGGTCTTCGGGCACCTGCTCGACGGCATCGACGAGATCCTGGCGCGGCTCGACGCCTGGGAGGCAGGACGCCGCGGCGGTGCGGTCATGGACGAACCCGCCACCGTCGCCGTCCTCCGACGTCGGGTCGACCGGGCAGTCGCGTGTGGCGCCCTGGAGGCAGGAAACACGCCTGACACGAGCGGGCCGTAG
- a CDS encoding urease subunit alpha: MGELSRDRYADLFGPTTGDRVRLADTDLWIRVEEDRSGGGALAGDEVVFGGGKVIRESMGQSIATRAEGTPDTVITGALVVDHWGIVKADIGIRDGLIVALGKAGNPDTMDGVHPELVIGPSTEIIAGNGRILTAGAVDSHVHLIAPQLLATALASGITTVVGGGTGPAEGTKATTVTPGAWHLASMLRATDGWPVNLALLGKGNTTSRDALVEQARAGAAGFKMHEDWGTTPAIIDACLAACDELGVQAAIHTDTLNEAGYVDSTLDAIAGRSIHAYHTEGAGGGHAPDIITVASHPNVLPSSTNPTRPHTVNTVDEHLDMLMVCHHLNPSVPEDLAFAESRIRPSTIAAEDVLHDLGAISMIGSDSQAMGRIGEVILRTWQTAHVMKRRRGALPGDDDRADNTRVRRYVAKYTIAPAVAHGLDDHVGSVEPGKLADLVLWDPRFFGVKPDLVLKGGAIAWAQVGDMNASIPTPQPVLPRPMFGAAATVAPTLSVSWVAPIALDDGLPDRLGLGRRLVGVKDCRGIGKADMPGNTATPDIRVDPDTFAVTVDGELMESDPATELPLAQRYFLF; encoded by the coding sequence ATGGGTGAGCTGTCCCGCGACCGCTACGCCGACCTGTTCGGCCCGACCACCGGTGACCGGGTGCGGCTGGCCGACACCGACCTGTGGATCCGGGTCGAGGAGGACCGCTCCGGCGGCGGCGCCCTGGCGGGTGACGAGGTGGTCTTCGGCGGCGGCAAGGTGATCCGCGAGTCGATGGGCCAGTCCATCGCCACCCGCGCCGAGGGGACCCCCGACACCGTCATCACCGGCGCGCTCGTGGTGGACCACTGGGGGATCGTCAAGGCCGACATCGGCATCCGGGACGGGCTCATCGTCGCGCTCGGCAAGGCCGGCAACCCCGACACCATGGACGGGGTCCACCCCGAGCTGGTCATCGGCCCCTCCACCGAGATCATCGCCGGAAACGGCCGGATCCTCACCGCCGGGGCCGTGGACTCCCACGTCCACCTGATCGCCCCGCAGCTGCTGGCCACCGCGCTGGCCTCGGGCATCACCACCGTGGTCGGGGGCGGCACCGGGCCGGCCGAGGGCACCAAGGCCACCACCGTGACGCCGGGGGCGTGGCACCTGGCGTCGATGCTGCGCGCCACCGACGGCTGGCCGGTCAACCTCGCGCTGCTCGGCAAGGGCAACACCACCTCCCGCGACGCCCTGGTCGAGCAGGCGCGGGCGGGTGCCGCCGGCTTCAAGATGCACGAGGACTGGGGCACCACCCCGGCGATCATCGACGCCTGCCTCGCCGCCTGCGACGAGCTGGGCGTACAGGCCGCCATCCACACCGACACCCTCAACGAGGCCGGCTACGTCGACTCCACGCTCGACGCGATCGCCGGCCGGTCGATCCACGCGTATCACACCGAGGGTGCGGGCGGCGGACACGCGCCGGACATCATCACCGTGGCCAGCCACCCCAACGTCCTGCCGTCCTCGACCAACCCGACCCGGCCGCACACCGTCAACACCGTCGACGAACACCTCGACATGCTGATGGTCTGCCACCACCTCAACCCCTCCGTCCCCGAGGACCTCGCCTTCGCCGAGAGCCGCATCCGACCGTCGACGATCGCGGCCGAGGACGTCCTCCACGACCTCGGGGCGATATCGATGATCGGGTCCGACAGCCAGGCGATGGGTCGGATCGGCGAGGTGATCCTGCGCACCTGGCAGACCGCCCACGTGATGAAGCGCCGCCGGGGCGCGCTGCCCGGTGACGACGACCGTGCCGACAACACACGCGTCCGGCGCTACGTCGCCAAGTACACGATCGCGCCGGCAGTGGCCCACGGGCTGGACGACCACGTCGGGTCCGTCGAGCCCGGCAAGCTGGCCGACCTGGTCCTGTGGGACCCACGCTTCTTCGGTGTGAAGCCCGACCTGGTGCTCAAGGGCGGGGCGATCGCCTGGGCACAGGTGGGCGACATGAACGCCTCCATCCCGACCCCGCAGCCGGTCCTGCCCCGACCGATGTTCGGGGCGGCCGCGACCGTCGCCCCCACCCTGAGCGTGTCGTGGGTGGCGCCGATCGCACTCGACGACGGCCTGCCCGACCGGCTGGGACTCGGCCGACGGCTCGTCGGTGTGAAGGACTGCCGGGGCATCGGCAAGGCCGACATGCCGGGCAACACGGCCACACCCGACATCCGCGTCGACCCCGACACCTTCGCCGTCACCGTGGATGGCGAGCTGATGGAGTCCGACCCCGCGACCGAGCTGCCGTTGGCGCAGCGCTACTTCTTGTTCTGA